The following coding sequences lie in one Flavobacterium sp. 20NA77.7 genomic window:
- a CDS encoding RsmB/NOP family class I SAM-dependent RNA methyltransferase: protein MRFHRNISFAVIDALLAIFNEKEYADKVVARALKLDKRWGSNDRKFVAETIYDIVRWKRLYAEIAEAKEPFTRDYVWRLFAIWAVLRGHTLPDWKYFEQTPVRRIKGKFDELSKNRSVRESIPDWMDEICSKELGDDIWEKEIKAQNEQARVILRVNTLKTTPQKLQELLNTLDIETETLKEYPDALILKERANVFMTDAFKNGLFEVQDASSQLVARFLDIQPGMRVVDACAGAGGKTLHIASLLENKGQIIAMDLYESKLKQLKLRAKRNGVHNIDCRVIESTKTIKKLHEKADRVLIDAPCSGLGVLKRNPDSKWKLQPEFIENIKKTQQEVLENYSKIVKPGGKLVYATCSILPSENQEQVEKFLTTEMGKKFIFVEDKKVLAHESGFDGFYMALLERKK from the coding sequence ATGAGATTTCACAGAAACATAAGTTTTGCGGTTATTGACGCATTATTAGCTATTTTTAACGAAAAAGAATATGCTGACAAAGTAGTCGCAAGGGCATTAAAATTAGATAAACGCTGGGGAAGCAACGATAGAAAATTTGTTGCAGAAACTATTTATGATATTGTTAGATGGAAGCGTTTATATGCTGAAATTGCCGAAGCTAAAGAACCTTTTACTAGAGATTATGTATGGCGTTTGTTTGCTATTTGGGCGGTTTTAAGAGGACATACACTCCCCGACTGGAAATATTTTGAACAAACTCCTGTAAGAAGAATTAAAGGAAAATTTGATGAATTATCAAAAAATAGAAGTGTTAGAGAATCTATTCCAGATTGGATGGATGAAATTTGCAGTAAAGAATTAGGGGATGACATTTGGGAAAAAGAAATTAAAGCCCAGAACGAACAAGCTCGAGTTATTTTACGTGTAAATACATTAAAAACAACACCACAAAAATTACAAGAGCTTCTTAATACGTTAGATATTGAAACCGAAACCTTGAAAGAATATCCAGATGCACTAATTTTAAAAGAACGTGCAAATGTTTTCATGACAGATGCCTTTAAAAATGGTTTATTTGAAGTACAAGATGCCTCGTCACAATTAGTGGCTCGATTTTTAGATATTCAACCAGGAATGCGTGTTGTTGATGCATGTGCGGGCGCAGGAGGTAAAACTTTACATATTGCAAGTTTACTTGAAAATAAAGGCCAAATTATTGCCATGGACTTATATGAAAGTAAATTAAAACAATTGAAATTACGCGCCAAAAGAAATGGAGTACACAATATTGATTGTAGGGTAATAGAAAGCACTAAAACAATTAAAAAACTTCACGAAAAAGCAGATAGAGTTCTTATTGATGCACCTTGTAGCGGATTGGGTGTATTAAAAAGAAACCCTGATAGCAAATGGAAATTACAACCTGAATTTATTGAAAATATAAAAAAAACACAACAAGAAGTTCTTGAAAATTATTCTAAAATAGTAAAACCAGGAGGTAAACTTGTCTATGCCACTTGTAGTATTCTACCTTCTGAAAATCAAGAGCAAGTAGAAAAATTTTTAACAACAGAAATGGGAAAAAAATTTATATTTGTTGAAGACAAAAAGGTCTTAGCTCATGAATCAGGATTTGATGGATTCTATATGGCTTTATTAGAACGAAAAAAATAA